TTACCTTGCTGTTTTAACTCCTGAAAAATTAGTTTTGTTTCTCTAATTGCTTTAGGATCTAACCCTATCATAGGTTCGTCAAACAAATATAAATCCGGGTTTGGCAATAACCCGCAACATATAGACACCTTCTGTTTCATGCCTTTTGATAATTCATTTGCTAGTTTATCTTGCTTATCTATCAGATCATATCTTTCAAATAAAATTTGAGCTTTTGTTTCCCAATCTTTTACATCATATGCATAAGCGATAAATTGCAAATGTTCTTTAACTGTTAGCATATCATATAATTCAGGTAATTCAGGTATATATGAAAATAATCGTTTTGCTTTTAAGCTTTTATTAGAAATTCCATCTATTTCAATGGTTCCTTCGTTTGCTCTTAATAAACCTGCTATTGTTTTAATAGTAGTACTCTTACCTGCACCATTTGGTCCCAATAATCCTACAATATTACCTTTTTTTAAAACAAAACTAATATTATCAACAGCTATACTTTTTTTAAATCTTTTTGTTAAATTTTTAATTATTAACATTATTCTCACTCCAAACAACTAAAATTAATTTAATTCAGCTAACATAAAAATAGTTTAATTCATATATTGAAATAATCCGATTCATTATATCATGATATATTATTGAAAGCTAGAGTTATACAACAAAATTATTAACAATAATATTTTTTTTTCATATTATATATTGACGGTAAAATAAATTTATTTAGGAGGTAATACTCGTGGCAAATGGTCTCTTTGATAGTTTATTCTGCGGTGATGGAAGTAGTTTATTATTCTTTTTCTTGTTGCTAGTAATAATTTTCTGCGGATGTTGTGGCGGCGGACATGGTTGTGCTGAATAATAGCATAACTAGTTAGTTTATTTAAACCTAGATTATTCATAAAAAGTTTGATCAGTGAACCCAATTTTGATTTAGAGTGAATCGCTAACTCCTATAAAGAAACTATATAGCGATTCATTATAGCAACTATCTGATTATAAGTTATTCATTGAATGGCGGGCATTCCAAATCGGTATGCCTTCTAATTCAAAGTATATTATTGGGCGCTACATGAATAATCAGAGTTAAATTATATTTAAATAGGGG
This is a stretch of genomic DNA from Abyssisolibacter fermentans. It encodes these proteins:
- a CDS encoding ABC transporter ATP-binding protein — its product is MLIIKNLTKRFKKSIAVDNISFVLKKGNIVGLLGPNGAGKSTTIKTIAGLLRANEGTIEIDGISNKSLKAKRLFSYIPELPELYDMLTVKEHLQFIAYAYDVKDWETKAQILFERYDLIDKQDKLANELSKGMKQKVSICCGLLPNPDLYLFDEPMIGLDPKAIRETKLIFQELKQQGKTVFISTHLLDTIENLCDRVLVMKTGNIIADGTVEELKTKLGEESSTSLEEIFLEVTKDE